A single genomic interval of Helianthus annuus cultivar XRQ/B chromosome 6, HanXRQr2.0-SUNRISE, whole genome shotgun sequence harbors:
- the LOC110867957 gene encoding succinate-semialdehyde dehydrogenase, mitochondrial isoform X1: MVEFTHVINNLKLSSNLWPQRPFLSIEMSMQTLSVVGRLRNCGLLKTRGLIGGKWTDAYDGRTIQVNNPADGEVIATVPCMGEMETKDAISAAYDAFTHWSKLTAADRSSRLRNWYNLLIAHKQEIGQLLTLEQGKPLREAIAEVAYAARFIELFAEEAKRVYGDIIPSPLPNRRLFVLKEPVGVVGAITPWNFPIAMIARKVGPALACGCTVVIKPSELTPLTALAAAELALQSGIPPGVLNVVMGDPPSIGDSLLESTQVRKITFTGSTGVGKKLMAGASETVKKVSLELGGNAPCIIFDDADLELAVKGSLSTKFNNTGQQCVCTNRILVQEGIYDRFINAYSNAVQNLKVGNGLSEGVTQGPLINEAAVMKVDSLVQDAISKGAKVIMGGKRHSLGFSFYEPTIIGDVRNEMPIAREEVFGPVAPIIRFKTEEEAIQIANDTNSGLAAYAFTNCIQRSWRVSEALEYGMVGVNEGSISTEVAPFGGYKQSGLGREGSKYGLDDYLEIKYVCMGNM, from the exons ATGGTGGAATTCACCCATGTGATCAACAACCTCAAACTATCATCTAATTTGTGGCCACAACGACCATTTTTATCCATCGAG ATGAGCATGCAAACTCTAAGTGTTGTTGGTCGGCTCAGGAATTGTGGGTTATTGAAAACCAGAGGTCTTATTGGAGGAAAATGGACCGATGCATATGACGGCAGAACTATTCAG GTTAACAACCCTGCGGATGGTGAAGTTATAGCTACTGTTCCATGCATGGGTGAGATGGAAACGAAAGATGCGATTTCGGCAGCGTATGATGCTTTTACCC ACTGGAGCAAACTCACTGCTGCTGACAGGAGTAGCCGCCTTCGTAACTG GTATAATTTACTGATCGCACACAAACAAGAGATTGGACAACTCTTAACTTTGGAGCAAGGAAAACCTCTAAGAGAAGCTATTGCGGAG GTGGCATATGCGGCTAGATTCATAGAGTTGTTTGCAGAGGAGGCAAAACGCGTTTATGGCGATATAATTCCATCGCCACTGCCTAATCGCCGCTTGTTTGTTCTTAAAGAG CCGGTTGGTGTGGTTGGTGCAATCACTCCATGGAATTTCCCCATCGCAATGATTGCTCGCAAGGTTGGCCCTGCTCTTGCCTGTGGCTGTACTGTGGTCATAAAGCCCTCTGAGCTCACACCATTGACCGCCTTAGCAGCAGCTGAGCTGGCCCTTCAATCTGGAATTCCGCCT GGTGTCTTGAATGTGGTCATGGGAGATCCTCCTAGCATTGGTGATTCTCTACTTGAGAGCACACAG gTCAGGAAGATAACATTTACTGGTTCCACTGGTGTTGGAAAGAAACTGATGGCTGGTGCATCAGAGACTGTTAAAAAG GTATCTCTTGAACTTGGTGGTAACGCGCCTTGCATAATCTTCGATGATGCTGACCTGGAATTGGCAGTGAAGGGGAGT TTGTCAACTAAATTCAATAACACTGGACAACAATGTGTATGCACAAATAGAATACTTGTGCAAGAAG GTATATATGATAGATTTATAAATGCCTACTCAAATGCCGTCCAGAACCTTAAAGTTGGCAATGGTTTAAGTGAAGGTGTGACCCAG GGACCACTTATCAATGAAGCTGCTGTGATGAAGGTTGATTCACTTGTGCAAGATGCTATCTCAAAG GGAGCAAAAGTTATTATGGGTGGTAAGAGGCATAGCTTAGGGTTTAGTTTCTACGAGCCTACGATTATAGGTGATGTCAGGAATGAGATGCCCATAGCAAG AGAGGAAGTATTTGGACCTGTTGCACCTATTATACGGTTTAAAACCGAAGAAGAAGCTATACAGATTGCAAATGATACTAACTCAG GACTAGCTGCTTACGCGTTCACAAACTGTATTCAACGCTCATGGCGCGTCTCTGAAGCTCTAGAATACGGCATGGTTGGAGTGAATGAGGGATCAATTTCTACAGAG GTGGCACCATTTGGAGGTTATAAGCAGTCAGGTTTAGGACGGGAGGGTTCAAAATACGGACTGGATGACTATCTTGAA ATCAAGTATGTTTGTATGGGAAACATGTGA
- the LOC110867956 gene encoding ABC transporter D family member 2, chloroplastic: MAIPTHKFLEMEQRHKFIPLPTSSSTSPADPPVISPPQLPDENVPRKGPDLRTLSRRFYKIASPYWFSDDKVQARTRLAIVFALTLGTTGINVGFNFLGRDFYNALADKDQAQFKKQLLYYIGAFAGGIPIFVIKDYARDTLALRWRAWMTKYYLEGYLKNQTFYQIQTQSLVDNPDQRIVDDLGSFTETSLSFSLTLFNALLDLVSFSNILYSIYPPLFGVLLVYSIAGTAISIFLGKGLVNLNFLQEKMEADFRYGLVRVRENAESIAFYGGEENEFKLLLQIFRRAFENFTQLLISTRNLEFFTSSYRHLIQILPAAVVAPMYFAGKIEFGVITQSVSAFNHILGDFSLIVYEFQAISAFSAVIERLGEFDDVLDYTSSNDPLEPFDEIQLTYINVKDSPFLLSKTPSGAHKLLEIESLSVQTPTNKALLIRDLSLTVCNNEHLLVTGPSGTGKTSLLRAIAGLWRAGRGKITFYAKHTLDVTAPNESSKTVDIHNDDKRSKYRDFKGVFFLPQRPYMVLGTLRQQLLYPTWPSAQDSAPRSSMSNGLLPFFEDAPRPEVVSAPFLPPNTNDLIKALEDVCLGYLVSRFSGLDTINEWSSVLSLGEQQRLAFARLLLSRPDLVLLDESTSALDEANEAHLYEKVNAAGITYISIGHRTSLGKFHKKALQITPIHLESKQPNWSIKESPVFDS, from the exons ATGGCTATTCCGACGCACAAGTTTCTGGAGATGGAACAGAGGCACAAATTCATACCTCTCCCAACGTCCTCCTCAACGTCTCCTGCAGATCCGCCTGTTATATCACCACCACAATTACCCGACGAG AATGTGCCTAGAAAGGGCCCTGATCTCCGCACACTTTCCAGAAGATTCTATAAGATCGCTTCTCCGTATTGGTTTTCCGATGATAAAGTTCAAGCAAGAACACGATTGGCCATTGTCTTCGCCTTAACTTTAGGAACCACCGGAATTAATGTGGGTTTCAATTTTCTGGGTCGGGATTTCTACAATGCGCTTGCTG ACAAAGACCAAGCACAGTTTAAGAAACAACTATTGTACTACATCGGGGCTTTTGCTGGTGGAATTCCG ATATTTGTGATTAAAGATTATGCGAGAGATACTCTTGCTTTGAGATGGAGAGCTTGGATGACTAAGTATTACCTGGAAGGGTATCTCAAGAATCAGACATTTTACCAAATACAGACTCAATCACTGGTTGATAATCCAGATCAAAGAATTGTGGATGATCTGGGTTCTTTCACAGAAACATCACTTTCATTCTCTTTAACACTCTTCAATGCATTGTTAGATTTGGTATCTTTTAGCAACATATTGTATAGCATATATCCACCTCTTTTTGGTGTTCTTTTAGTATATTCAATTGCAGGAACAGCCATCAGCATTTTCCTTGGGAAG GGTCTCGTCAATTTAAATTTCCTGCAAGAAAAAATGGAAGCAGATTTCCGTTATGGCCTTGTACGTGTTCGAGAGAATGCTGAGTCCATTGCATTTTATGGTGGCGAggaaaatgaatttaaactcctTTTGCAGATCTTCAGACGTGCTTTTGAGAATTTTACC CAATTATTGATATCCACTAGAAATCTGGAGTTTTTCACCAGTAGTTATCGGCACTTGATTCAGATTCTTCCTGCTGCAGTTGTTGCGCCCATGTATTTCGCGGGGAAGATTGAATTCGGTGTTATAACCCAGTCTGTTTCTGCCTTCAATCATATTCTCGGAGATTTTTCCCTCATTGTTTATGAATTTCAGGCTATCAGTGCCTTTTCAGCTGTCATTGAGCGACTCG GTGAATTCGATGATGTATTGGACTACACCAGTAGTAACGATCCTCTCGAACCCTTTGATGAGATTCAACTGACGTATATCAATGTGAAAGATTCACCCTTTTTACTGTCCAAGACGCCTTCAGGTGCACACAAGTTGCTGGAGATTGAGAGTTTGAGTGTACAGACTCCGACAAATAAAGCCCTACTTATCAGGGATTTGTCGCTGACAGTCTGCAACAATGAGCATTTGCTG GTTACTGGACCAAGTGGGACTGGGAAAACTTCTTTGTTAAGAGCAATTGCTGGTCTTTGGCGTGCGGGTAGGGGAAAGATTACATTTTATGCTAAGCATACACTAGATGTGACGGCTCCTAATGAATCAAGTAAGACGGTTGATATTCATAATGATGATAAAAGATCAAAATACCGGGATTTTAAAGGTGTATTTTTCCTTCCCCAAAGGCCGTATATGGTTTTAGGAACCCTTCGACAACAGTTGCTTTATCCCACATGGCCCAGTGCTCAAGATTCCGCACCGCGTAGCTCTATGTCAAATG GCTTGTTGCCTTTTTTTGAAGATGCACCGAGGCCTGAAGTTGTTAGTGCACCATTTTTGCCGCCTAACACAAATGATTTAATAAAGGCTTTAGAAGATGTATGTCTTGGCTACTTGGTGTCACGGTTCAGTGGTCTGGATACAATCAATGAATGGTCCAGTGTTCTTTCTCTTGGTGAGCAGCAACGGCTTGCATTTGCGCGCTTGTTGCTTTCTCGACCAGACCTTGTTCTATTGGATGAATCCACTAGCGCTCTAGATGAAGCCAACGAG GCTCACTTGTATGAAAAAGTTAATGCAGCAGGAATCACATACATAAGTATTGGGCACCGAACGAGCCTTGGTAAATTCCATAAAAAGGCTTTGCAGATCACACCTATACATTTGGAGTCTAAGCAGCCTAATTGGAGCATAAAAGAAAGCCCGGTCTTCGATTCTTGA
- the LOC110867957 gene encoding succinate-semialdehyde dehydrogenase, mitochondrial isoform X2, with amino-acid sequence MVEFTHVINNLKLSSNLWPQRPFLSIEMSMQTLSVVGRLRNCGLLKTRGLIGGKWTDAYDGRTIQVNNPADGEVIATVPCMGEMETKDAISAAYDAFTHWSKLTAADRSSRLRNWYNLLIAHKQEIGQLLTLEQGKPLREAIAEPVGVVGAITPWNFPIAMIARKVGPALACGCTVVIKPSELTPLTALAAAELALQSGIPPGVLNVVMGDPPSIGDSLLESTQVRKITFTGSTGVGKKLMAGASETVKKVSLELGGNAPCIIFDDADLELAVKGSLSTKFNNTGQQCVCTNRILVQEGIYDRFINAYSNAVQNLKVGNGLSEGVTQGPLINEAAVMKVDSLVQDAISKGAKVIMGGKRHSLGFSFYEPTIIGDVRNEMPIAREEVFGPVAPIIRFKTEEEAIQIANDTNSGLAAYAFTNCIQRSWRVSEALEYGMVGVNEGSISTEVAPFGGYKQSGLGREGSKYGLDDYLEIKYVCMGNM; translated from the exons ATGGTGGAATTCACCCATGTGATCAACAACCTCAAACTATCATCTAATTTGTGGCCACAACGACCATTTTTATCCATCGAG ATGAGCATGCAAACTCTAAGTGTTGTTGGTCGGCTCAGGAATTGTGGGTTATTGAAAACCAGAGGTCTTATTGGAGGAAAATGGACCGATGCATATGACGGCAGAACTATTCAG GTTAACAACCCTGCGGATGGTGAAGTTATAGCTACTGTTCCATGCATGGGTGAGATGGAAACGAAAGATGCGATTTCGGCAGCGTATGATGCTTTTACCC ACTGGAGCAAACTCACTGCTGCTGACAGGAGTAGCCGCCTTCGTAACTG GTATAATTTACTGATCGCACACAAACAAGAGATTGGACAACTCTTAACTTTGGAGCAAGGAAAACCTCTAAGAGAAGCTATTGCGGAG CCGGTTGGTGTGGTTGGTGCAATCACTCCATGGAATTTCCCCATCGCAATGATTGCTCGCAAGGTTGGCCCTGCTCTTGCCTGTGGCTGTACTGTGGTCATAAAGCCCTCTGAGCTCACACCATTGACCGCCTTAGCAGCAGCTGAGCTGGCCCTTCAATCTGGAATTCCGCCT GGTGTCTTGAATGTGGTCATGGGAGATCCTCCTAGCATTGGTGATTCTCTACTTGAGAGCACACAG gTCAGGAAGATAACATTTACTGGTTCCACTGGTGTTGGAAAGAAACTGATGGCTGGTGCATCAGAGACTGTTAAAAAG GTATCTCTTGAACTTGGTGGTAACGCGCCTTGCATAATCTTCGATGATGCTGACCTGGAATTGGCAGTGAAGGGGAGT TTGTCAACTAAATTCAATAACACTGGACAACAATGTGTATGCACAAATAGAATACTTGTGCAAGAAG GTATATATGATAGATTTATAAATGCCTACTCAAATGCCGTCCAGAACCTTAAAGTTGGCAATGGTTTAAGTGAAGGTGTGACCCAG GGACCACTTATCAATGAAGCTGCTGTGATGAAGGTTGATTCACTTGTGCAAGATGCTATCTCAAAG GGAGCAAAAGTTATTATGGGTGGTAAGAGGCATAGCTTAGGGTTTAGTTTCTACGAGCCTACGATTATAGGTGATGTCAGGAATGAGATGCCCATAGCAAG AGAGGAAGTATTTGGACCTGTTGCACCTATTATACGGTTTAAAACCGAAGAAGAAGCTATACAGATTGCAAATGATACTAACTCAG GACTAGCTGCTTACGCGTTCACAAACTGTATTCAACGCTCATGGCGCGTCTCTGAAGCTCTAGAATACGGCATGGTTGGAGTGAATGAGGGATCAATTTCTACAGAG GTGGCACCATTTGGAGGTTATAAGCAGTCAGGTTTAGGACGGGAGGGTTCAAAATACGGACTGGATGACTATCTTGAA ATCAAGTATGTTTGTATGGGAAACATGTGA